Proteins encoded within one genomic window of Ovis aries strain OAR_USU_Benz2616 breed Rambouillet chromosome 1, ARS-UI_Ramb_v3.0, whole genome shotgun sequence:
- the LOC105614079 gene encoding filaggrin-like has protein sequence MSTLLENINGIIKIFHKYSKTDKEADTLSKKELKELLEVEFRPVLKNPDDPDTTEVFMHILDVDHNKKIDFTEFFLMVFKLAHAYYNYTQRQNLQTAGQKQKKHTYRYEDETEEEKEETKRKYSHSRSGGKNQDRSKSPRGRGKKRHGSKSGSKQRRDDTPTSGHRHGCSKKHHESRREKKRRSSSTEPKERRHMSSVSPTRGYEEKEEECGYENKGKRSAKCTGSEYDDSYQVCEDKVTTNFQSSHSKNYGSNITKGRDTEGHSRDTGRKFVFTHGRSGSSSRNQNDSVQTHAGDNSTHSESQQETHSESVNRRSRNTGQRQGSHHEQSRDSSRDSGTRHGQTSAESGNGRHRESSVSQASDSVGHARDSGRRSETTHGRPGSSSRNQHGSSHGQTGDSYRHSETNQGSHNERHARDSGRHSETTHGRPGSTTRNQHGSSHGHTGDSSRHSESHQERHSESIHGRSGSSTGQRQRSHHEQSRDSSNHSGSQQGQTSTGSRSSRHSESSVSQASDNEGHARDSGRHSETTHGRSGSSSRNSSRHSESHQGRHSDTVHQRSGSSTGQRQGSHHEQSRDSSRQSGTGHGQTSTGSGSSRHRQSSVSQAGDSEGHSEDSGRQSVATQGRFGSSSRNQHGSSHGHTGDSSRRSESHQERHSESVHGRSGSSTGQRQRSHHEQSRDSSRHSGSQQGQTSTGSRSSRHRESSVNQASDSEGHARDSGRHSEKTHGRSSSSSRNQHGFSHGQTGNSSRHSESHQGRHSDSLQGRSGSSTGQRQGSHHEQSRDSSRQSGTRHGQSSAGYGSRKHRESSVSQASDSEGHSEDSGSRSVTTHGRSGSASRNQHGSVHGQTGDSSRHSESHQGRHSDTVHQRSGSSTGQRQGSHHEQSRDSSRQSGTGHGQTSTGSGSSRHRQSSASQASDSEGHSEDSGRQSVATQGRFGSSSRNQRGSSHGQTGDSSRHSASHQGRQSESVHERSASRPGQRE, from the exons ATGTCGACTCTTCTGGAAAACATCAATGGCATCATCAAAATATTCCACAAATATTCAAAAACAGATAAGGAGGCTGACACATTGAGTAAAAAAGAGCTGAAGGAATTGCTGGAAGTGGAGTTTCGGCCCGTCTTGAAG AATCCAGATGACCCAGACACCACTGAAGTTTTCATGCATATCCTCGATGTAGATCACAACAAGAAAATAGACTTTACAGAGTTTTTTCTGATGGTATTCAAGTTGGCTCATGCATATTATAATTATACTCAAAGACAGAATTTACAGACAGcaggacaaaaacagaaaaagcataCATACCGCTACGAAgatgaaacagaagaagaaaaagaagaaacaaaaagaaagtacAGTCATTCAAGAAGTGGTGGAAAGAATCAAGACAGATCAAAGAGCccaagaggaagagggaaaaagagacaTGGATCTAAATCTGGAAGTAAACAAAGAAGAGATGACACACCAACCTCTGGACACAGACATGGATGCAGCAAAAAACACCATGAgtcaagaagggaaaagaaaaggagatcaAGCTCTACTGaaccaaaagaaagaaggcaCATGTCAAGTGTTAGCCCAACCAGGggatatgaagaaaaagaagaagaatgtggTTATGAAAATAAAGGTAAAAGAAGTGCAAAATGTACAGGATCAGAGTATGATGACTCCTATCAAGTTTGTGAAGACAAAGTGACTACGAATTTTCAATCCAGTCACAGTAAAAACTATGGGTCAAACATCACGAAGGGCAGAGACACGGAAGGACATTCACGAGATACAGGTAGGAAATTCGTATTCACTCATGGAAGATCAGGGTCCAGTTCAAGGAATCAAAATGATTCTGTCCAGACTCATGCAGGAGATAATTCTACCCACTCAGAATCCCAACAAGAGACACACAGTGAATCTGTCAACAGAAGGTCAAGAAACACTGGGCAAAGACAGGGGAGCCACCATGAGCAGTCAAGAGACAGCTCCAGAGACTCTGGAACTCGACATGGACAAACCTCAGCTGAATCTGGAAATGGCAGACATAGAGAATCCAGTGTTAGTCAAGCCAGTGACAGTGTGGGACACGCCAGAGATTCAGGTAGGCGTTCTGAGACAACTCACGGAAGACCTGGTTCCAGCTCAAGGAATCAACATGGTTCCTCCCATGGTCAGACAGGGGACAGTTATAGGCACTCAGAGACCAATCAAGGGAGCCACAATGAGAGACACGCCAGAGATTCAGGTAGGCATTCTGAGACAACTCATGGAAGACCTGGTTCCACCACTAGAAATCAACATGGATCTTCCCATGGCCATACTGGAGACAGTTCTAGGCACTCAGAGTCCCATCAAGAGAGACATAGTGAATCTATCCATGGAAGGTCAGGATCCAGCACGGgacaaaggcagaggagccaccATGAGCAGTCAAGAGACAGTTCCAATCACTCTGGGTCTCAACAGGGACAAACCTCCACTGGATCCAGAAGCAGCAGGCACAGCGAATCCAGTGTTAGTCAGGCCAGTGACAATGAGGGACATGCAAGAGATTCAGGTAGGCATTCTGAGACAACTCATGGAAGATCTGGTTCCAGCTCAAGAAACAGTTCTAGGCACTCAGAGTCCCATCAAGGGAGGCACAGTGATACTGTCCACCAAAGGTCAGGATCAAGCACGGGGCAAAGACAGGGGAGCCACCATGAGCAATCAAGAGACAGCTCCAGACAGTCTGGAACTGGTCATGGACAAACCTCCACTGGATCCGGAAGCAGTAGGCACAGGCAATCCAGTGTTAGTCAGGCCGGTGACAGCGAAGGACATTCAGAAGACTCAGGTAGACAGTCCGTGGCAACTCAAGGAAGATTTGGTTCCAGCTCAAGAAACCAACATGGATCTTCCCATGGCCATACTGGAGACAGTTCTAGGCGCTCAGAGTCCCATCAAGAGAGACATAGTGAATCTGTCCATGGAAGGTCAGGATCCAGCACGGgacaaaggcagaggagccaccATGAGCAGTCAAGAGACAGTTCCAGACACTCTGGGTCTCAACAGGGACAAACCTCCACTGGATCCAGAAGCAGCAGGCACAGGGAATCCAGTGTTAATCAGGCCAGTGACAGTGAGGGGCATGCAAGAGATTCAGGTAGGCATTCTGAGAAAACTCATGGAAGATCCAGTTCCAGCTCAAGAAACCAACATGGGTTTTCCCATGGCCAGACAGGAAACAGTTCTAGGCACTCAGAGTCTCATCAAGGCAGGCACAGTGATTCTCTCCAAGGAAGGTCAGGATCTAGCACTGGGCAAAGACAGGGGAGTCACCATGAGCAGTCAAGAGACAGCTCCAGACAGTCTGGAACTCGACATGGACAATCCTCAGCTGGATATGGAAGCAGGAAACATAGGGAATCCAGTGTTAGTCAGGCCAGTGACAGTGAAGGACATTCAGAAGACTCAGGTAGTCGGTCCGTGACAACTCATGGAAGGTCTGGTTCAGCTTCAAGAAACCAACATGGATCTGTCCATGGACAGACAGGAGACAGTTCTAGGCACTCAGAGTCCCATCAAGGGAGGCACAGTGATACTGTCCACCAAAGGTCTGGATCAAGCACAGGGCAAAGACAGGGGAGCCACCATGAGCAGTCAAGAGACAGCTCCAGACAGTCTGGAACTGGTCATGGACAAACCTCCACTGGATCCGGAAGCAGTAGGCACAGGCAATCCAGTGCTAGTCAGGCCAGTGACAGTGAAGGACATTCAGAAGACTCAGGTAGACAGTCCGTGGCAACTCAAGGAAGATTTGGTTCCAGCTCAAGAAACCAACGTGGATCTTCGCATGGCCAGACAGGAGACAGTTCTAGGCACTCAGCATCTCATCAAGGGAGGCAGAGTGAATCTGTCCATGAAAGGTCAGCATCTAGACCTGGGCAAAGAGAG
- the FLG gene encoding filaggrin — HHEQSRDSSRQSATGHGQSSAGSGSSRHRESSVSQSSDREGHARDSGRQSVTPHTRSRSSSRNQHGASHGQRGDSSRRSETNQGSHNERHARDSGRHSETTHGRPGSSSRNQHGSVHGQTGDSPRHSESRQERRSESVHERSGSSTGQRQGSHHEQSSDSSRQSGTRHGQTSTASRSSRHSEPSVSQASDSEGHSEDSGSRSVTTHGRSGSASRNQHGSVHGQTGDSSRHSESHQGWHSDTVHQRSGSSTGQRQGSHHEQSRDSSRQSGTGHGQTSTGSGSSRHRQSSASQASDSEGHSEDSGRQSVATQGRFGSSSRNQRGSSHGQTGDSSRHSASHQGRQSESVHERSASRPGQREGSHHEQSRDSSRQSATGHGQSSAGSGSSRHRESSVSQSSDREGHARDSGRQSVTPHTRSRSSSRNQHGASHGQRGDSSRRSETNQGSHNERRARDSGRHSKTTHGRPGSSSRNQHGSSHGHTGDSSRRSESHQERHSESVHGRSGSSTGQRQRSHHEQSRDSSRHSGSQQGQTSTGSRSSRHRESSVNQASDSEGHARDSGRHSETTHGRSGSSSRNQHGSFHGQTGDSSRHSESHQGSHGESIHQRSGSSTGQKQGRHHEQSRDSSRHSGSQQGQTSTGSRSSRHRESSVNQASDSEGHARDSGRHSEKTHGRSSSSSRNQHGFSHGQTGNSSRHSESHQGRHSDSLQGRSGSSTGQRQGSHHEQSRDSSRQSGTRHGQSSAGYGSRKLRESSVSQASDSEGHSEDSGSRSVTTHGRSGSASRNQHGSVHGQTGDSSRHSESHQGRHSDTVHQRSGSSTGQRQGSHHEQSRDSSRQSGTGHGQTSTGSGSSRHRQSSASRDSEGHSEDSGRQSVATQGRFGSSSRNQRGSSHGQTGDSSRHSASHQGRQSESVHERSASRPGQREGSHHEQSRDSSRQSATGHGQSSAGSGSSRHRESSVSQSSDREGHARDSGRQSVTPHTRSRSSSRNQHGASHGQRGDSSRRSETNQGSHNERHARDSGRHSETTHGRPGSSSRNQHGSVHGQTGDSPRHSESRQERHSESVHERSGSSTGQRQGSHHEQSSDSSGQSGTRHGQTSTASRSSRHSEPSVSQASDSEGHSEDSGSRSVTTHGSSGSASRNQHGSVHGQTGDSSRHSESHQGRHSDTVHQRSGSSTGQRQGSHHEQSRDSSRQSGTGHGQTSTGSRSSRHRESSVSQASDSEGHSEDSGRQSVTTHGRSGSSSRNQHGSSHDQTGDSSRYSESHQGRHSDSLQRRSGSSTGQRQGSHHEQSSDSSRHSGTQHGQTSTVSRSSRHRQSSVSQASDSEGHSEDSGRRSVTTHGRPGSASRNQHGSVHGQTGDSSRHSESHQGRHSDTVHQRSGSSTGQRQGSHHEQSRDSSRHSGSQQGQTSSGSGSSRHSESSVSQASDSEGHARDSGRHSETTHGRSGSSSSNQHGSVHGQTGDSSRHSQFHQGSHGESIHQRSGSSTGQRQGSHHEQSRDSSRYSGTGHGETSTGSGSSRYRESRVSQSSDRKGHSRGSGNQIVTNQGMSAFYSRIQNHGAGQVWRHGSYGSSSYDYGQLGTGSPAENFSHSSSHMENRD; from the coding sequence CACCATGAGCAGTCAAGGGACAGCTCCAGACAGTCtgcaactggacatggacaatCCTCTGCTGGATCTGGAAGCAGCAGACATAGGGAATCCAGTGTTAGTCAGTCCAGTGACAGAGAGGGACATGCAAGAGATTCAGGTAGACAGTCCGTGACACCTCACACAAGGTCTCGTTCCAGCTCAAGAAACCAACATGGAGCTTCCCATGGCCAGAGAGGAGATAGTTCTAGGCGCTCAGAGACCAATCAAGGGAGCCACAATGAGAGACACGCAAGAGATTCAGGTAGACATTCCGAGACAACTCATGGAAGACCTGGTTCCAGCTCAAGAAACCAACATGGATCTGTCCATGGCCAGACAGGAGACAGTCCTAGGCACTCAGAGTCCCGTCAAGAGAGGCGCAGTGAATCTGTCCATGAAAGGTCAGGATCCAGCACTGGGCAAAGGCAGGGGAGCCACCATGAGCAGTCAAGTGACAGCTCCAGACAGTCTGGAACTCGACATGGACAAACCTCTACTGCATCCAGAAGCAGCAGGCACAGCGAACCCAGTGTTAGTCAGGCCAGTGACAGTGAAGGACATTCAGAAGACTCAGGTAGTCGGTCCGTGACAACTCATGGAAGGTCTGGTTCAGCTTCAAGAAACCAACATGGATCTGTCCATGGACAGACAGGAGACAGTTCTAGGCACTCAGAGTCCCATCAAGGGTGGCACAGTGATACTGTCCACCAAAGGTCTGGATCAAGCACAGGGCAAAGACAGGGGAGCCACCATGAGCAATCAAGAGACAGCTCCAGACAGTCTGGAACTGGTCATGGACAAACCTCCACTGGATCCGGAAGCAGTAGGCACAGGCAATCCAGTGCTAGTCAGGCCAGTGACAGTGAAGGACATTCAGAAGACTCAGGTAGACAGTCCGTGGCAACTCAAGGAAGATTTGGTTCCAGCTCAAGAAACCAACGTGGATCTTCGCATGGCCAGACAGGAGACAGTTCTAGGCACTCAGCATCTCATCAAGGGAGGCAGAGTGAATCTGTCCATGAAAGGTCAGCATCTAGACCTGGGCAAAGAGAGGGGAGCCACCATGAGCAGTCAAGGGACAGCTCCAGACAGTCtgcaactggacatggacaatCCTCTGCTGGATCTGGAAGCAGCAGACATAGGGAATCCAGTGTTAGTCAGTCCAGTGACAGAGAGGGACATGCAAGAGATTCAGGTAGACAGTCCGTGACACCTCACACAAGGTCTCGTTCCAGCTCAAGAAACCAACATGGAGCTTCCCATGGCCAGAGAGGAGATAGTTCTAGGCGCTCAGAGACCAATCAAGGGAGCCACAATGAGAGACGTGCTAGAGATTCAGGTAGACATTCCAAGACAACTCATGGAAGACCTGGTTCCAGCTCAAGAAATCAACATGGATCTTCCCATGGCCATACTGGAGACAGTTCTAGGCGCTCAGAGTCCCATCAAGAGAGACATAGTGAATCTGTCCATGGAAGGTCAGGATCCAGCACGGgacaaaggcagaggagccaccATGAGCAGTCAAGAGACAGTTCCAGACACTCTGGGTCTCAACAGGGACAAACCTCCACTGGATCCAGAAGCAGTAGGCACAGGGAATCCAGTGTTAATCAGGCCAGTGACAGTGAGGGGCATGCAAGAGATTCAGGTAGGCATTCTGAGACAACTCATGGAAGATCAGGTTCCAGCTCAAGGAACCAACATGGATCTTTCCATGGCCAGACAGGAGACAGTTCTAGGCACTCAGAGTCCCATCAAGGGAGCCACGGTGAATCTATCCACCAAAGGTCTGGATCAAGCACTGGGCAAAAACAGGGGAGACACCATGAGCAGTCAAGAGACAGCTCCAGACACTCTGGGTCTCAACAGGGACAAACCTCCACTGGATCCAGAAGCAGCAGGCACAGGGAATCCAGTGTTAATCAGGCCAGTGACAGTGAGGGGCATGCAAGAGATTCAGGTAGGCATTCTGAGAAAACTCATGGAAGATCCAGTTCCAGCTCAAGAAACCAACATGGGTTTTCCCATGGCCAGACAGGAAACAGTTCTAGGCACTCAGAGTCTCATCAAGGCAGGCACAGTGATTCTCTCCAAGGAAGGTCAGGATCTAGCACTGGGCAAAGACAGGGGAGTCACCATGAGCAGTCAAGAGACAGCTCCAGACAGTCTGGAACTCGACATGGACAATCCTCAGCTGGATATGGAAGCAGGAAACTTAGGGAATCCAGTGTTAGTCAGGCCAGTGACAGTGAAGGACATTCAGAAGACTCAGGTAGTCGGTCCGTGACAACTCATGGAAGGTCTGGTTCAGCTTCAAGAAACCAACATGGATCTGTCCATGGACAGACAGGAGACAGTTCTAGGCACTCAGAGTCCCATCAAGGGAGGCACAGTGATACTGTCCACCAAAGGTCTGGATCAAGCACAGGGCAAAGACAGGGGAGCCACCATGAGCAGTCAAGAGACAGCTCCAGACAGTCTGGAACTGGTCATGGACAAACCTCCACTGGATCCGGAAGCAGTAGGCACAGGCAATCCAGTGCTAGTCGTGACAGTGAAGGACATTCAGAAGACTCAGGTAGACAGTCCGTGGCAACTCAAGGAAGATTTGGTTCCAGCTCAAGAAACCAACGTGGATCTTCGCATGGCCAGACAGGAGACAGTTCTAGGCACTCAGCATCTCATCAAGGGAGGCAGAGTGAATCTGTCCATGAAAGGTCAGCATCTAGACCTGGGCAAAGAGAGGGGAGCCACCATGAGCAGTCAAGGGACAGCTCCAGACAGTCtgcaactggacatggacaatCCTCTGCTGGATCTGGAAGCAGCAGACATAGGGAATCCAGTGTTAGTCAGTCCAGTGACAGAGAGGGACATGCAAGAGATTCAGGTAGACAGTCCGTGACACCTCACACAAGGTCTCGTTCCAGCTCAAGAAACCAACATGGAGCTTCCCATGGCCAGAGAGGAGATAGTTCTAGGCGCTCAGAGACCAATCAAGGGAGCCACAATGAGAGACACGCAAGAGATTCAGGTAGACATTCCGAGACAACTCATGGAAGACCTGGTTCCAGCTCAAGAAACCAACATGGATCTGTCCATGGCCAGACAGGAGACAGTCCTAGGCACTCAGAGTCCCGTCAAGAGAGGCACAGTGAATCTGTCCATGAAAGGTCAGGATCCAGCACTGGGCAAAGGCAGGGGAGCCACCATGAGCAGTCAAGTGACAGCTCCGGACAGTCTGGAACTCGACATGGACAAACCTCTACTGCATCCAGAAGCAGCAGGCACAGCGAACCCAGTGTTAGTCAGGCCAGTGACAGTGAAGGACATTCAGAAGACTCAGGTAGTCGGTCCGTGACAACTCATGGAAGCTCTGGTTCAGCTTCAAGAAACCAACATGGATCTGTCCATGGACAGACAGGAGACAGTTCTAGGCACTCAGAGTCCCATCAAGGGAGGCACAGTGATACTGTCCACCAAAGGTCTGGATCAAGCACAGGGCAAAGACAGGGGAGCCACCATGAGCAGTCAAGAGACAGCTCCAGACAGTCTGGAACTGGTCATGGACAAACCTCCACTGGATCCAGAAGCAGTAGGCACAGGGAATCCAGTGTTAGTCAGGCCAGTGACAGCGAAGGACATTCAGAAGACTCAGGTAGACAGTCCGTGACAACTCATGGAAGGTCCGGTTCCAGCTCAAGAAACCAACATGGATCTTCCCATGACCAGACAGGAGACAGTTCTAGGTACTCAGAGTCTCATCAAGGCAGGCACAGTGATTCTCTCCAAAGAAGGTCAGGATCTAGCACTGGGCAAAGGCAGGGCAGCCACCATGAGCAGTCAAGTGACAGCTCCAGACACTCTGGAACTCAACATGGACAAACCTCTACTGTATCCAGAAGCAGTAGGCACAGGCAATCCAGTGTTAGTCAGGCCAGTGACAGTGAAGGACATTCAGAGGATTCAGGTAGACGGTCTGTGACAACTCATGGAAGACCTGGTTCAGCTTCCAGAAATCAACATGGATCTGTCCATGGACAGACTGGAGACAGTTCTAGGCACTCAGAGTCCCATCAAGGAAGGCACAGTGATACTGTCCACCAAAGGTCTGGATCAAGCACGGGACAAAGACAGGGGAGCCACCATGAGCAGTCAAGGGACAGCTCCAGACACTCTGGGTCTCAACAGGGACAAACCTCCTCTGGATCTGGAAGCAGCAGGCACAGCGAATCCAGTGTTAGTCAGGCCAGTGACAGTGAGGGACATGCAAGAGATTCAGGTAGGCATTCTGAGACAACTCATGGAAGGTCTGGTTCCAGCTCAAGTAACCAACATGGATCTGTCCATGGCCAGACAGGAGACAGTTCTAGGCACTCACAGTTCCATCAAGGGAGCCATGGTGAATCTATCCACCAAAGGTCTGGGTCAAGCACTGGGCAAAGACAGGGGAGCCACCATGAGCAGTCAAGGGACAGCTCCAGATACTCTGGAACTGGTCATGGAGAAACATCCACTGGGTCTGGAAGCAGCAGATATAGGGAATCCAGAGTTAGTCAGTCCAGTGACAGGAAGGGTCATTCGAGAGGTTCAGGTAATCAGATTGTGACCAACCAAGGAATGTCTGCATTCTACTCAAGGATTCAAAATCATGGTGCAGGCCAAGTTTGGAGACATGGCAGCTATGGCAGTTCCAGTTATGACTATGGACAGCTAGGGACTGGTTCTCCAGCTGAAAATTTCAGTCACAGTTCCAGTCATATGGAAAACAGGGACTAA